The Streptomyces spororaveus genome includes a region encoding these proteins:
- a CDS encoding MFS transporter: MSAEERSRTEEAEPGSEDGRAGAAPADATAAAAERKREQRGWYFYDFAVSVYSASVLTVFLGPYLTAVAKAAADAEGFVHPLGIPVRAGSFFAYSVSASVILAVLLMPLVGAVADRTGRKKPLLAAAAYTGAAATAGMFFLGGERYLLGGLLLVVANASLSVSMVLYNAYLPQISTPDERDTVSSRGWAFGYTAGSVMLVVNLVLYMGHDSFGLSEGMAIRICLASAGLWWGAFALIPLRRLRDRAVVREPGAAPAVSGWKQLVATLKDMRRYPLTLSFLLAYLIYNDGVQTVISQASVYGSEELKLEQSTLIGAVLLVQVLAVAGALGMGRLARTYGAKRTILGSLAAWAVTLAAGYFLPARTPVWFFALAAMIGLVLGGSQALSRSLFSHLVPAGKEAEYFSAYEMSDRGLSWVGPLVFGLTYQLTGSYRDAIISLVVFFALGFVLLARVPVRRAVEAAGNPVPERI, translated from the coding sequence ATGAGTGCGGAAGAGCGCAGCAGGACCGAGGAAGCGGAACCCGGGTCGGAGGACGGCAGAGCCGGGGCCGCCCCGGCGGACGCGACCGCCGCGGCCGCCGAGCGCAAGCGCGAGCAGCGGGGCTGGTACTTCTACGACTTCGCCGTCTCGGTCTACTCGGCGAGCGTGCTGACCGTGTTCCTCGGGCCCTACCTGACCGCTGTGGCCAAGGCCGCCGCGGACGCCGAGGGCTTCGTGCACCCGCTGGGCATCCCGGTGCGCGCCGGATCCTTCTTCGCCTACTCGGTCTCGGCCTCGGTGATCCTGGCCGTCCTGCTGATGCCGCTGGTGGGTGCCGTCGCCGACCGGACCGGACGCAAGAAGCCGCTGCTGGCGGCGGCCGCCTACACGGGCGCCGCGGCGACGGCCGGAATGTTCTTCCTCGGCGGGGAGCGCTACCTGCTGGGCGGCCTGCTGCTCGTGGTGGCGAACGCCTCCCTGTCCGTGTCGATGGTGCTGTACAACGCCTATCTGCCGCAGATCTCCACCCCCGACGAGCGGGACACCGTCTCCTCACGGGGATGGGCCTTCGGCTACACGGCCGGGTCCGTGATGCTGGTGGTGAACCTGGTGCTCTACATGGGGCACGACTCCTTCGGTCTCTCCGAGGGGATGGCCATCCGGATCTGCCTGGCTTCCGCGGGCCTGTGGTGGGGGGCGTTCGCGCTGATCCCGCTGCGCCGGCTGCGGGACCGGGCCGTGGTGCGGGAGCCGGGGGCGGCTCCGGCCGTCAGCGGCTGGAAGCAGCTCGTCGCCACGCTGAAGGACATGCGGCGCTACCCGCTGACGCTGTCGTTCCTGCTCGCGTACCTGATCTACAACGACGGCGTGCAGACCGTGATCTCCCAGGCCTCCGTCTACGGCTCGGAGGAGCTGAAGCTGGAGCAGTCCACGCTGATCGGGGCGGTGCTGCTGGTGCAGGTCCTGGCGGTGGCCGGCGCACTGGGCATGGGCCGCCTCGCCCGGACCTACGGAGCCAAGCGGACGATCCTGGGCTCGCTGGCCGCGTGGGCGGTGACCCTGGCGGCCGGATACTTCCTGCCGGCGCGGACCCCGGTGTGGTTCTTCGCGCTCGCCGCGATGATCGGGCTGGTGCTGGGAGGCAGCCAGGCCCTGTCGCGCTCGCTGTTCTCGCACCTGGTGCCCGCGGGCAAGGAGGCCGAGTACTTCTCGGCGTACGAGATGAGCGACCGGGGCCTGAGCTGGGTGGGGCCGCTGGTGTTCGGCCTGACGTACCAGCTCACGGGCAGCTACCGGGACGCGATCATCTCCCTGGTGGTCTTCTTCGCACTTGGATTCGTGCTGCTGGCGCGAGTGCCGGTGCGGCGCGCGGTGGAGGCGGCAGGCAATCCTGTACCGGAGCGGATCTGA
- a CDS encoding SCO1417 family MocR-like transcription factor, producing MAEWTSAVGAAQLARLITSQQERPGVPGARKPPAYRTLADGIRLLVLEGRVPVAARLPAERELAVALSLSRTTVAAAYEALRGEGFLESRRGSGSWTSVPAGNPLPARGLEPLPPESLGSMIDLGCAALPAPEPWLTKAVQGALEELPPYAHTHGDYPAGLPALRRMLADRYTEQGIPTMPEQIMVTTGAMGAIDAICSLFAGRGERIAVESPSYANILQLMRAAGVRLVPVAMADGLRGWDMDVWRQVLRDSAPRLAYVVADFHNPTGALASEDQRRAMVEAARSAGTVLVADETMLELQLDPALEMPRPVCSFDPAGSTVITVGSASKAFWAGMRIGWVRAAPDVIRSLVAARAYADLGTPVLEQLAVNWLMRTGGWQEAVGLRREQARENRDALVAAVRRELPGWEFEVPQGGLTLWARAGGLSGSRLAEVGERVGVRVPSGPRFGVDGAFEGYVRLPFTVGGPVADEAASRLAAAARLVGTGAGGSGAEPPRTFVA from the coding sequence ATGGCCGAATGGACCTCAGCGGTCGGTGCCGCACAGCTCGCCCGTCTGATCACCTCCCAGCAGGAGCGGCCCGGTGTCCCCGGGGCCCGGAAGCCGCCCGCCTACCGGACCCTCGCCGACGGCATCCGCCTCCTCGTCCTCGAAGGCCGCGTCCCGGTCGCCGCCCGGCTGCCCGCCGAGCGCGAACTGGCCGTCGCCCTCTCCCTCAGCCGCACCACCGTCGCCGCCGCCTACGAGGCCCTGCGCGGCGAGGGGTTCCTGGAGTCCCGCCGCGGCTCCGGCAGCTGGACCTCCGTCCCGGCCGGGAACCCGCTGCCCGCCCGGGGCCTGGAGCCGCTGCCGCCCGAGTCCCTCGGCTCGATGATCGACCTCGGCTGCGCCGCGCTCCCGGCCCCCGAGCCCTGGCTCACCAAGGCCGTCCAGGGCGCGCTGGAGGAGCTGCCGCCGTACGCGCACACCCATGGGGACTATCCGGCGGGTCTGCCCGCGCTGCGCCGGATGCTCGCCGACCGCTACACCGAGCAGGGCATCCCCACCATGCCCGAGCAGATCATGGTCACCACCGGGGCGATGGGTGCCATCGACGCCATCTGCAGTCTTTTCGCCGGGCGCGGGGAGCGGATCGCCGTCGAGTCCCCCTCGTACGCCAACATCCTCCAGCTGATGCGCGCCGCCGGGGTCCGCCTGGTGCCGGTCGCCATGGCCGACGGCCTCAGGGGCTGGGACATGGACGTCTGGCGGCAGGTGCTGCGCGATTCGGCCCCCCGCCTCGCCTACGTGGTCGCCGACTTCCACAACCCGACGGGCGCGCTGGCCTCCGAGGACCAGCGCCGCGCGATGGTGGAGGCCGCCCGCTCGGCCGGCACCGTCCTGGTGGCCGACGAGACCATGCTGGAGCTCCAGCTCGACCCGGCCCTGGAGATGCCCCGGCCGGTGTGCTCCTTCGACCCGGCCGGCAGCACGGTCATCACCGTCGGCTCCGCCAGCAAGGCCTTCTGGGCGGGCATGCGGATCGGCTGGGTCCGCGCCGCCCCCGACGTGATCCGCAGCCTGGTCGCCGCCCGCGCCTACGCCGACCTCGGCACGCCGGTGCTGGAACAGCTCGCGGTGAACTGGCTGATGCGGACCGGGGGCTGGCAGGAGGCCGTCGGGCTCCGCCGCGAGCAGGCCCGGGAGAACCGCGACGCGCTGGTCGCCGCGGTCCGCCGGGAGCTGCCGGGCTGGGAGTTCGAGGTCCCGCAGGGCGGGCTGACCCTGTGGGCCCGTGCGGGCGGGCTCTCCGGCTCGCGGCTGGCCGAGGTGGGGGAGCGGGTGGGCGTACGGGTCCCCTCGGGGCCCCGGTTCGGCGTGGACGGGGCCTTCGAGGGCTATGTCCGGCTGCCGTTCACCGTGGGCGGGCCGGTGGCCGACGAGGCCGCCTCCCGGCTGGCGGCGGCGGCCCGGCTGGTCGGCACCGGCGCGGGCGGCAGCGGCGCGGAGCCGCCGCGCACCTTCGTGGCGTAG
- the fxsA gene encoding FxsA family membrane protein yields the protein MTTGISTAPRRRSPARTFLPLAIAAWLILEIWLLTVVADVAGGLAVAALLAGGIVLGAVVIKRAGRRAFKNLASTFQQAQQGQQPTPQQPGQGNGLTMLAGLLLMLPGLLSDVAGLFLLLPPVRAWIGRRASRSLERKMASAPAGSFGDAFQQARIHYPDGKVVQGEVIREDRPGQQDGPDAAFRPPLTP from the coding sequence ATGACGACCGGTATTTCCACGGCCCCCCGGCGGCGCTCGCCCGCCCGTACGTTCCTCCCCCTGGCGATCGCCGCCTGGCTGATCCTGGAGATCTGGCTGCTCACCGTGGTCGCGGACGTGGCCGGCGGGCTCGCCGTGGCGGCGCTGCTCGCGGGCGGCATCGTCCTGGGCGCGGTGGTCATCAAGCGCGCCGGGCGGCGTGCCTTCAAGAACCTCGCGAGCACCTTCCAGCAGGCCCAGCAGGGGCAGCAGCCCACTCCGCAGCAGCCCGGCCAGGGCAACGGCCTCACGATGCTCGCCGGCCTGCTCCTGATGCTGCCCGGCCTGCTCTCCGACGTGGCGGGCCTGTTCCTGCTGCTGCCGCCCGTCCGGGCCTGGATCGGCCGCAGGGCGAGCCGCTCCCTGGAACGGAAGATGGCCTCGGCTCCGGCCGGCAGCTTCGGGGACGCCTTCCAGCAGGCCCGGATCCACTACCCCGACGGCAAGGTCGTCCAGGGCGAGGTCATCCGCGAGGACCGCCCGGGGCAGCAGGACGGCCCGGATGCCGCGTTCCGGCCGCCGCTGACCCCGTAA
- a CDS encoding HEAT repeat domain-containing protein: MFEPVIAPSGTLLGLLQRGRGDGTLHALAAPRAEALEALNQCVLRDPRQDWQVENRSLYYARLYLDLAGPLGEIEAHLFSADDLVDEEDHRTGLALSVLGHLASYGRDDALMLLRRYAASGANWAWALDELALRDDDEGLRSLAAAVLARFPATAEGEARLAAAVRDAYEPRPWSLWEEIPQYGERLRAARQQGSFDRWQRQMTPSGPRPGWGVQAVFDWAADGLRRGTPLHVPAARCLAAVAQPEDRSAILAAAAGADGEAARATALHHLVLAEPDNPAVLDLIEAAADEPAVAAFERMCGPEAVERARRWVHRPDALGEAAAATLAARGGAEDAGLVLGALRSTVRGAGPDTRRLFALVDGAGRLAIGCAAPVLRHVYRETASSHLRGRAARALASTDPSFAAGFAVECLWDCEETTREVAARHAETADARVAPRLRRLAADPAEEEDVQSAVRSRIAPESAV; encoded by the coding sequence ATGTTCGAACCAGTCATAGCGCCGAGCGGTACCCTGCTCGGGCTCCTCCAGCGGGGCCGTGGCGACGGCACGCTGCACGCACTCGCGGCGCCCAGGGCGGAGGCCCTGGAGGCCCTCAACCAGTGCGTGCTCCGCGATCCGCGCCAGGACTGGCAGGTCGAGAACCGCTCCCTGTACTACGCCCGGCTGTACCTGGACCTCGCCGGTCCCCTGGGCGAGATCGAGGCTCACCTCTTCAGCGCCGACGACCTCGTCGACGAAGAGGACCACCGCACGGGCCTCGCCCTGTCCGTCCTGGGCCACCTGGCCTCCTACGGCCGCGACGACGCGCTCATGCTGCTGCGCCGCTACGCCGCCTCGGGGGCGAACTGGGCCTGGGCACTCGACGAGCTGGCCCTGCGTGACGACGACGAAGGCCTGCGGTCCCTGGCCGCGGCCGTCCTCGCCCGCTTCCCCGCCACGGCGGAGGGCGAGGCGCGGCTGGCCGCCGCCGTCCGCGACGCCTACGAGCCCCGCCCGTGGAGCCTGTGGGAGGAGATCCCCCAGTACGGAGAGCGCCTGCGCGCCGCCCGTCAGCAGGGCTCCTTCGACCGCTGGCAGCGCCAGATGACCCCCAGCGGCCCCCGGCCCGGCTGGGGCGTCCAGGCCGTCTTCGACTGGGCCGCCGACGGACTGCGCCGCGGCACCCCGCTGCACGTCCCCGCGGCCCGCTGCCTGGCCGCCGTGGCCCAGCCCGAGGACCGCTCCGCCATCCTCGCGGCCGCCGCCGGCGCGGACGGCGAGGCCGCCCGGGCCACCGCCCTGCACCACCTGGTCCTCGCCGAGCCGGACAACCCGGCCGTGCTGGACCTCATCGAAGCCGCTGCCGACGAGCCCGCCGTGGCCGCCTTCGAGCGCATGTGCGGCCCCGAGGCCGTCGAACGGGCCCGACGCTGGGTCCACCGCCCCGACGCGCTGGGCGAGGCCGCCGCGGCCACCCTGGCCGCCCGCGGCGGAGCCGAGGACGCGGGCCTGGTGCTCGGCGCCCTGCGCTCCACCGTGCGCGGCGCGGGCCCGGACACCCGGCGCCTGTTCGCCCTGGTGGACGGGGCCGGACGGCTCGCCATCGGCTGCGCGGCCCCCGTGCTGCGCCACGTCTACCGCGAGACCGCCTCGTCCCACCTGCGCGGCCGGGCCGCACGGGCCCTGGCCAGCACCGACCCCTCCTTCGCGGCGGGCTTCGCCGTCGAATGCCTCTGGGACTGCGAGGAGACCACCCGCGAGGTGGCGGCCCGCCACGCCGAGACGGCCGACGCCCGCGTCGCCCCGCGCCTGCGCCGCCTGGCCGCGGATCCGGCGGAGGAGGAGGACGTCCAGTCGGCCGTCCGCAGCCGCATCGCCCCGGAATCGGCCGTGTAG
- a CDS encoding ankyrin repeat domain-containing protein: MSEHAAEGSGSQDVPDEDVIELATKIFDLARQGETEALTAYLDAGVPANLTNDRGDTLVMLAAYHGHADTVSALLARGAEADRANDRGQTPLAGAVFKGEEAVIRALLAGGADPKAGTPSAVDTARMFAKADLLELFGAE, translated from the coding sequence ATGAGCGAGCACGCAGCGGAGGGCTCCGGTTCCCAGGACGTCCCCGACGAGGACGTCATCGAGCTGGCCACCAAGATCTTCGACCTCGCCCGCCAGGGCGAGACCGAGGCGCTCACCGCCTACCTGGACGCCGGGGTCCCGGCGAACCTCACCAACGACCGCGGCGACACCCTCGTCATGCTCGCCGCCTACCACGGCCACGCAGACACCGTGTCGGCCCTGCTGGCCCGCGGCGCCGAGGCGGACCGCGCCAACGACCGCGGCCAGACCCCGCTCGCCGGCGCGGTCTTCAAGGGCGAGGAGGCCGTCATCCGCGCGCTGCTCGCCGGCGGGGCCGACCCGAAGGCCGGAACCCCCTCCGCCGTGGACACGGCGCGCATGTTCGCCAAGGCCGACCTGCTGGAACTTTTCGGAGCCGAGTAG
- a CDS encoding ATP-binding protein, with protein sequence MARRPLPRILSSGTTSLARGRDLARTAADSATDVLHPLLVIGRGLRILAASGRRRWSQTPKDKRGPALFLGAACVLVVALVPYGPLLALLTLMAAAAWHGRDRTPAKTGPSDAETERLGSLYEALVPYFSIPEDPSPLFAHGGEWDKALSGYEFDEAGRITRLHIRYPAYFTDGEATSRARIEALLHAKSGRGREYLFDWDEEGNQLDLRVLAALPTGIAAQPFVTSPGETVLGFTDAGGVQRTLPVLEGDEPRDVPPVIWRTGPRSSEPHLLAVGQPGSGTSTLLRNIALQALRHGGDVLIVDGGGSGEYSCLSGRCGVLAVECGPTGAQATLEWAAQETERRLIATHRAREAGRPAPEDTRRPLWILLDQPSVLAHLAVAEGGPDLLTQLQVPLRHGRPAHVTVVVAEQFGHLELLHDAIWQHTRARVVLGPAAIQQIADVLGLPPHTTPTAQVPPGRGYARLGTGPVHRLQVPATPDPYDEATHPAYRQAVLELLPGRLAPGGGGRRDQGAPGKTLQGQPPVQGPALDAPGIPEVPAEAS encoded by the coding sequence GTGGCCCGGCGCCCACTTCCCCGCATCCTCAGCAGCGGCACCACGTCGCTGGCCCGGGGCCGCGACCTCGCTCGCACGGCCGCCGACAGTGCCACGGACGTCCTCCATCCGCTCCTCGTCATCGGACGCGGCCTGCGCATCCTGGCCGCGTCCGGACGGCGCCGGTGGTCGCAGACCCCCAAGGACAAGCGTGGTCCCGCGCTGTTCCTGGGCGCCGCCTGCGTCCTCGTCGTCGCACTCGTCCCCTACGGCCCCCTCCTCGCCCTGCTCACCCTCATGGCGGCGGCGGCCTGGCACGGACGCGACCGCACCCCGGCGAAGACCGGACCCAGCGATGCCGAGACCGAACGGCTCGGCTCCCTCTACGAAGCCCTCGTGCCGTACTTCTCCATCCCGGAGGACCCAAGTCCGCTCTTCGCCCACGGCGGGGAGTGGGACAAGGCCCTCAGCGGCTACGAGTTCGACGAGGCGGGCCGCATCACCCGGCTCCACATCCGCTACCCGGCCTACTTCACCGACGGCGAGGCCACCTCACGGGCCCGGATCGAGGCACTGCTGCACGCCAAGTCCGGGCGCGGACGGGAGTATCTCTTCGACTGGGACGAGGAGGGCAACCAGCTCGACCTGAGGGTGCTGGCGGCGCTGCCGACGGGCATCGCCGCCCAGCCGTTCGTCACCTCCCCCGGCGAGACCGTGCTCGGATTCACCGACGCCGGCGGCGTGCAGCGCACCCTGCCCGTCCTGGAGGGCGACGAGCCCCGGGACGTACCACCGGTGATCTGGCGCACCGGACCCCGATCCTCCGAACCCCACCTGCTCGCCGTCGGCCAGCCCGGCAGCGGCACCTCCACCCTGCTGCGCAACATCGCTCTGCAGGCCCTGCGGCACGGGGGCGACGTACTGATCGTCGACGGCGGCGGCAGCGGCGAGTACTCCTGCCTCTCCGGCCGCTGCGGCGTCCTCGCCGTGGAATGCGGGCCGACCGGGGCACAGGCCACCCTGGAATGGGCCGCGCAGGAGACCGAACGGCGGCTCATCGCCACCCACCGGGCCCGGGAGGCCGGACGGCCCGCGCCCGAGGACACCCGGCGGCCCCTGTGGATCCTGCTGGACCAGCCGAGCGTGCTGGCCCACCTCGCCGTCGCCGAAGGCGGCCCCGACCTGCTGACCCAGCTGCAGGTACCGCTGCGGCACGGCCGGCCCGCGCACGTCACCGTCGTGGTGGCCGAGCAGTTCGGGCACCTGGAACTGCTGCACGACGCCATCTGGCAGCACACCCGCGCCCGTGTCGTGCTCGGGCCCGCCGCGATCCAGCAGATCGCCGACGTACTGGGACTGCCGCCGCACACCACCCCGACGGCGCAGGTGCCGCCGGGGCGCGGGTACGCCCGGCTCGGCACCGGACCGGTGCACCGGCTGCAGGTGCCCGCCACCCCTGACCCGTACGACGAGGCCACGCACCCGGCGTACCGCCAGGCCGTGCTGGAGCTGCTGCCGGGGCGGCTCGCGCCCGGCGGGGGCGGTCGGCGGGATCAGGGCGCGCCGGGCAAGACGCTCCAGGGGCAGCCGCCGGTGCAGGGCCCGGCTCTGGACGCCCCGGGGATTCCGGAGGTACCGGCCGAGGCTTCGTAG
- a CDS encoding RNA polymerase-binding protein RbpA: protein MSERALRGTRLVVTSYETDRGIDLAPRQAVEYACQNGHRFEMPFSVEAEIPPEWECKACGAMALLVDGDGPEEKKGKPARTHWDMLMERRTREELEEVLAERLAVLRSGAMNIAVHPRDSRKSA, encoded by the coding sequence ATGAGTGAGCGAGCTCTCCGCGGTACGCGCCTCGTGGTTACCAGCTACGAGACGGACCGCGGCATCGATCTGGCCCCGCGCCAGGCGGTGGAGTACGCATGCCAGAACGGACATCGATTTGAGATGCCGTTCTCGGTTGAGGCAGAAATTCCGCCGGAGTGGGAGTGCAAGGCGTGCGGCGCCATGGCACTCCTGGTGGACGGGGATGGGCCCGAAGAGAAGAAGGGCAAGCCTGCGCGAACGCACTGGGACATGCTCATGGAGCGACGCACCCGCGAGGAGCTGGAGGAAGTGCTGGCCGAAAGGCTTGCAGTCCTGCGTTCCGGCGCCATGAACATTGCCGTGCATCCGCGGGACAGCCGCAAGTCCGCCTGA
- a CDS encoding polyprenol monophosphomannose synthase has protein sequence MSDGGQRTYGPLGTALVIIPTYNEAENIGLIVGRVRAAVPEAHILVADDNSPDGTGKLADELAAGDDHVHVLHRKGKEGLGAAYLAGFLWALEQGYGVIVEMDADGSHQPEELPRLLTALAGADLVLGSRWVPGGRVVNWPKSREFLSRGGSTYSRLMLNLPMRDVTGGYRAFRRETLEGLGLDEVASAGYCFQVDLARRAVQKGFRVVEVPITFVEREFGDSKMSKDILVEALWRVTQWGIKAQASKLLGGDKGGEKGSDKDGGKGGGPGTP, from the coding sequence GTGAGCGACGGCGGACAGCGGACCTACGGACCGCTCGGTACGGCCTTGGTGATCATTCCGACCTACAACGAGGCGGAGAACATCGGGCTGATCGTCGGGCGTGTGCGCGCGGCCGTGCCCGAGGCCCACATCCTCGTCGCGGACGACAACAGCCCGGACGGCACCGGCAAGCTCGCCGACGAGCTGGCGGCCGGCGACGACCACGTCCACGTGCTGCACCGCAAGGGCAAGGAGGGGCTGGGCGCCGCCTACCTGGCCGGCTTCCTCTGGGCCCTGGAGCAGGGCTACGGGGTGATCGTCGAGATGGACGCCGACGGCTCCCACCAGCCCGAGGAGCTGCCCCGCCTGCTGACCGCGCTGGCCGGCGCGGACCTGGTCCTGGGCTCCCGCTGGGTGCCGGGCGGGCGGGTGGTGAACTGGCCCAAGAGCCGGGAGTTCCTTTCGCGCGGCGGTTCCACCTACTCCCGGCTGATGCTGAACCTCCCGATGCGGGACGTGACCGGCGGCTACCGGGCCTTCCGCCGGGAGACCCTGGAAGGACTGGGGCTGGACGAGGTGGCCTCGGCGGGCTACTGCTTCCAGGTCGACCTGGCGCGCAGGGCGGTGCAGAAGGGCTTCCGTGTGGTGGAGGTCCCCATCACGTTCGTCGAGCGTGAGTTCGGCGACAGCAAGATGAGCAAGGACATCCTCGTCGAGGCGCTGTGGCGGGTCACCCAGTGGGGTATCAAGGCCCAGGCCTCCAAGCTGCTGGGCGGCGACAAGGGTGGCGAGAAGGGCAGTGACAAGGACGGCGGCAAGGGCGGCGGCCCGGGCACCCCTTAA
- a CDS encoding glycerophosphodiester phosphodiesterase family protein produces MTHVRLRHPYLDHPAPIPFAHRGGAADGLENTAAAFRRAAGAGYRYFETDVHATADGKLVAFHDSTLDRVTDGRGRIAELSWKQVREARVAGTEPLPLFEELLEEFPDARWNIDVKAESALHPLVNLIARAGIWDRVCVGSFSESRVARAQRIAGPRLATSYGVRGVLGLRLRSYAIPAALRVGAVAAQVPETHAGIRVVDRRFVRTAHERGLQVHVWTVNEPERMEALLDLGVDGIMTDRIDILRTVLDRRGAWA; encoded by the coding sequence GTGACGCACGTACGCCTTCGCCATCCGTATCTGGACCACCCGGCTCCGATCCCCTTCGCCCACCGGGGCGGCGCCGCGGACGGGCTGGAGAACACCGCCGCCGCCTTCCGCCGGGCCGCCGGGGCGGGCTACCGCTACTTCGAGACCGATGTGCACGCCACGGCCGACGGAAAGCTCGTCGCCTTCCACGACTCCACGCTGGACCGGGTCACCGACGGCCGGGGCCGGATCGCGGAGCTGTCCTGGAAGCAGGTCCGCGAGGCCCGGGTGGCGGGCACCGAGCCCCTGCCGCTCTTCGAGGAGCTGCTGGAGGAGTTCCCGGACGCCCGCTGGAACATCGACGTCAAGGCCGAGTCGGCACTGCACCCGCTGGTCAACCTGATCGCCCGGGCCGGGATCTGGGACCGGGTCTGCGTGGGCTCCTTCTCGGAGAGCCGGGTGGCCCGCGCCCAGCGGATCGCCGGGCCCCGGCTGGCGACCTCCTACGGAGTCCGCGGAGTGCTCGGCCTGCGGCTGCGCTCGTACGCCATTCCCGCGGCGCTGCGCGTGGGCGCGGTGGCGGCGCAGGTTCCGGAGACCCACGCCGGAATCCGCGTGGTCGACCGCCGGTTCGTACGGACCGCGCACGAGCGGGGACTCCAGGTACACGTCTGGACCGTGAACGAACCGGAACGTATGGAGGCTCTCCTCGACCTGGGTGTCGATGGCATCATGACCGACCGGATCGACATCTTGCGCACGGTGCTGGACCGGCGCGGGGCCTGGGCCTGA